In Plantibacter sp. PA-3-X8, one DNA window encodes the following:
- a CDS encoding DUF4012 domain-containing protein: MRRRRTLLIVGGLVLVVIAAVAWIGVRAFLAKGELEAAVPLAQTVREQVVADDPGAAGKTARELAAHARSAAGLTSDPIWRAAEVVPWVGPNLTAVRELAGATEDVAVGAITPLVNLAGPLRPELFKPVDGAVPLQPIVDAQEDVRKADDALEGAAKRVRTIDDGLLISQVRGAVDQLRPVLTETADTVDAARRAIDLMPAMLGADGPRTYLVMFQNPAEPRASGGNPGAPAPIGTDGGRITLLQQASTADFPRFPEPVLPLASDTAGIYGNITGRWLQNVTLTPRFQESAQLASEMWLERFGTRVDGVLSIDPVALGYLLDATGPIPLATGDELTSANAAALLLNEVYIRYPAGPDQDAFFAAASGAVFDRIASGNFDPTAFIGALAKAGSERRVLIWNAAETEQALLDGTTLTDLLPTAAQAPNAFGVYINDATGSKMGYYLDVQAAVGTAQCGPDGRLLGLRLTLTNTAPADAATTLNDYITGQGQYGVPKGSFRFRVIVYAPPGSMPGGVERDGAVLPSQPASDGEFPITQFAIELAPGESTTVDLGVTAYDASGTPEVVATPKVHLSETQQASINCEFALQ; encoded by the coding sequence GTGCGCCGTCGCAGGACGCTGCTCATCGTCGGTGGTCTCGTCCTCGTCGTCATCGCCGCCGTGGCTTGGATCGGCGTGCGCGCGTTCCTCGCCAAGGGCGAGCTCGAAGCGGCCGTTCCGCTGGCACAGACGGTTCGCGAGCAGGTCGTCGCCGACGACCCCGGTGCGGCCGGCAAGACCGCACGCGAGCTGGCTGCGCATGCGCGATCGGCCGCCGGCCTCACGAGCGATCCGATCTGGCGAGCCGCTGAGGTCGTCCCATGGGTCGGGCCGAACCTCACCGCCGTCCGCGAGTTGGCCGGGGCGACCGAAGACGTCGCGGTCGGCGCCATCACGCCGCTCGTGAACCTCGCCGGCCCGTTGCGCCCGGAACTGTTCAAGCCCGTCGACGGCGCGGTGCCGCTCCAGCCGATCGTCGACGCGCAAGAGGACGTGCGCAAGGCTGACGACGCTCTGGAAGGTGCTGCCAAGCGAGTGCGGACGATCGACGACGGCCTGCTCATCAGCCAGGTCCGAGGCGCGGTCGACCAGTTGCGGCCCGTCCTCACCGAGACCGCCGACACCGTGGACGCGGCGAGACGCGCGATCGACCTGATGCCGGCCATGCTCGGCGCCGACGGACCGCGCACGTACCTCGTGATGTTCCAGAACCCGGCCGAGCCGCGCGCGAGTGGCGGGAACCCCGGCGCGCCCGCGCCCATCGGGACCGATGGCGGACGCATCACGTTGTTGCAGCAGGCGTCCACCGCCGACTTCCCGCGGTTCCCGGAACCGGTGTTGCCACTCGCGAGCGACACGGCCGGCATCTACGGGAACATCACCGGTCGATGGTTGCAGAACGTCACGCTGACGCCCCGGTTCCAGGAATCGGCCCAGCTGGCCTCCGAGATGTGGCTCGAGCGATTCGGAACCCGGGTCGACGGTGTGCTCAGCATCGATCCGGTCGCCCTCGGCTACCTGCTCGACGCGACCGGCCCGATCCCGCTCGCGACCGGCGACGAGCTGACCTCGGCGAACGCGGCCGCCCTATTGCTCAACGAGGTGTACATCCGGTACCCGGCCGGTCCCGATCAGGACGCGTTCTTCGCTGCGGCGTCGGGTGCGGTCTTCGACCGGATCGCCTCCGGGAACTTCGACCCGACCGCGTTCATCGGTGCGCTTGCGAAAGCCGGTTCGGAACGACGGGTGTTGATCTGGAATGCGGCCGAGACGGAACAGGCCCTGCTGGACGGGACGACGCTGACAGACCTGCTGCCGACCGCGGCCCAGGCGCCCAACGCGTTCGGCGTGTACATCAACGACGCCACCGGCAGCAAGATGGGCTACTACCTCGACGTGCAGGCGGCTGTCGGGACGGCGCAGTGCGGCCCCGACGGAAGACTCCTCGGCCTGCGATTGACCCTGACGAACACTGCACCTGCTGACGCGGCGACGACGCTCAACGACTACATCACCGGCCAAGGCCAGTACGGCGTACCCAAGGGCAGCTTCCGGTTCCGGGTGATCGTCTATGCGCCCCCCGGGTCCATGCCGGGCGGCGTCGAGCGCGATGGGGCAGTGCTCCCATCGCAGCCGGCGAGCGACGGTGAGTTCCCGATCACGCAGTTCGCGATCGAACTCGCGCCTGGCGAGAGCACGACCGTCGACCTCGGTGTGACGGCGTATGACGCATCGGGAACCCCGGAAGTCGTGGCCACGCCGAAAGTTCATCTCTCTGAAACACAACAGGCGTCCATTAACTGTGAATTTGCTCTACAGTAA
- a CDS encoding CPBP family intramembrane glutamic endopeptidase encodes MTDDLGTPSSTDARRARMRLTIALIGLAAAALLAATMRAGMQLPQPFDALGGYLLVWVPLVGAVLLARFAVSAPRGSAPVIGLAFRPIDLLWGLAAGLLLRIVVSVLEVVVYGSLPATAGGGAPTGSALIVISFIVAVLAATVIAPVVEELFFRGLLLRSVRGSMPGRAAWIAVVTSAALFASLHVVVASGPSEALVTGVGTFLVGLGAGAAAVLTGRLGPAIVTHIVFNASLLVLGVTAVTGGTGVVIE; translated from the coding sequence GTGACGGACGACCTGGGAACCCCTTCGAGCACGGACGCGCGACGCGCCAGAATGCGGCTGACCATCGCGCTCATCGGGCTCGCGGCCGCGGCGCTCCTGGCCGCGACCATGCGAGCTGGCATGCAGCTCCCGCAGCCGTTCGACGCGCTCGGCGGCTACCTGCTCGTGTGGGTCCCGCTTGTCGGTGCGGTGCTGCTCGCCCGGTTCGCCGTCTCGGCTCCTCGTGGAAGCGCGCCGGTGATCGGCCTCGCCTTCCGACCGATCGACCTGCTCTGGGGGCTGGCCGCGGGGCTCCTCCTCCGCATCGTCGTCAGTGTCCTCGAGGTGGTCGTCTACGGCTCATTGCCGGCGACGGCCGGCGGCGGAGCGCCGACCGGGAGTGCGCTCATCGTGATCTCGTTCATCGTCGCGGTGCTTGCGGCCACGGTGATCGCCCCCGTCGTGGAGGAGCTGTTCTTCCGAGGACTGCTGTTGCGATCGGTGCGCGGCAGTATGCCCGGCCGGGCGGCTTGGATCGCCGTCGTGACCTCGGCAGCGCTGTTCGCTTCGCTCCACGTCGTGGTCGCCAGCGGGCCGTCGGAAGCACTCGTCACCGGTGTCGGGACGTTCCTCGTCGGCCTCGGCGCCGGCGCCGCCGCAGTCCTCACCGGGCGCCTCGGTCCGGCCATCGTGACGCACATCGTCTTCAATGCCTCGCTCCTCGTGCTCGGTGTGACCGCCGTGACCGGTGGAACAGGCGTCGTGATTGAATAG
- a CDS encoding polysaccharide biosynthesis tyrosine autokinase: MELRDYLRVLRKYWVLIVALALLGVAIAATYSLVKTPEYSSSAKVFVSTQSSDNVQELAQGNAFTQQRVKTYADLVSTPIVLLPVVGSLELNITAGELAQQLTASAPLDTTLIEITAMNPDPVLAAEIANTTAESLTAVVSKIETPEDGASSPVKLTLVQQAGVPNTPVSPNVPLNIALGLLVGLAIGVGFAVLKETLDTRIRNERDVEGVTDIPLMGGIAWDPKAKQRPLIVQADPKSPRAESFRSLRTNLQFLDVTDQPRSYVITSSIQSEGKSTTAANLAIALSDAGHKVVLIDADLRRPKLANYFDIEGAVGLSDVLIRRATLDDTMQQWGRGLLQILPAGAVPPNPSELLGSVVMQKLIRGLEQQFDYVIIDAPPLLPVTDGALLARHTGGALVVVAAGRTHKNQLKGALESLAHVNASVAGLVMTMVPTKGPDAYGYARYGYGAGYGYAEDVKK; this comes from the coding sequence GTGGAGCTTCGTGACTATCTCCGTGTCCTTCGCAAGTACTGGGTGCTGATCGTCGCGCTCGCGCTACTCGGGGTCGCGATCGCAGCGACCTACTCGCTCGTCAAGACGCCCGAGTACAGCTCATCGGCGAAGGTGTTCGTCTCGACGCAGTCCAGCGACAACGTGCAGGAACTGGCCCAGGGCAACGCCTTCACACAGCAGCGGGTGAAGACCTACGCCGACCTCGTGAGCACCCCGATCGTGCTGCTCCCCGTCGTCGGCTCCCTGGAACTCAACATCACGGCGGGCGAGCTCGCTCAGCAGCTCACCGCTTCGGCGCCGCTCGACACGACGCTCATCGAGATCACGGCCATGAACCCCGACCCCGTGTTGGCCGCTGAGATCGCCAACACCACGGCGGAGAGCCTCACGGCTGTCGTGTCGAAGATCGAGACGCCGGAAGACGGGGCGTCCAGCCCGGTCAAGCTGACTTTGGTGCAGCAGGCCGGCGTCCCGAACACCCCGGTGAGCCCGAACGTCCCCCTCAACATCGCGCTCGGCCTGCTCGTCGGCCTCGCGATCGGTGTCGGTTTCGCCGTGCTGAAGGAGACGCTCGACACTCGCATCCGCAACGAGCGCGACGTCGAAGGTGTCACGGACATCCCGCTCATGGGCGGCATCGCGTGGGACCCGAAGGCGAAGCAGCGTCCGCTCATCGTGCAGGCCGACCCGAAGAGCCCGCGCGCCGAGTCGTTCCGCAGCCTCCGGACGAACCTGCAGTTCCTCGACGTCACCGACCAGCCACGCAGCTACGTCATCACGTCGTCCATCCAGAGCGAGGGGAAGAGCACGACGGCGGCGAACCTGGCGATCGCGCTGTCGGATGCCGGCCACAAGGTCGTCCTGATCGACGCGGACCTCCGCCGCCCGAAGCTCGCGAACTACTTCGACATCGAGGGCGCAGTCGGCCTGAGCGACGTCCTCATCCGTCGGGCCACCCTCGACGACACGATGCAGCAGTGGGGACGTGGCTTGCTGCAGATCCTCCCAGCCGGTGCCGTACCGCCGAACCCGAGTGAGCTGCTCGGTTCCGTCGTGATGCAGAAGCTGATCCGTGGGCTGGAGCAGCAGTTCGACTACGTGATCATCGACGCACCGCCACTCCTGCCGGTCACCGACGGTGCACTGCTCGCGCGGCACACCGGTGGGGCGCTCGTCGTCGTCGCAGCCGGCCGGACCCACAAGAACCAGCTCAAGGGTGCACTCGAATCACTGGCGCATGTGAACGCCTCGGTCGCCGGACTCGTCATGACCATGGTGCCGACGAAGGGCCCTGACGCCTACGGGTACGCACGCTACGGCTACGGAGCCGGGTACGGCTACGCCGAGGATGTGAAGAAGTGA
- a CDS encoding low molecular weight phosphatase family protein yields MTGSSGTPSRPFSVLFVCTGNICRSALGAQILTARLAAAGVTAGGRPIAVSSAGTGVGQGLEMPHEVVEQSRRFGGSPEGHVPTPLDRDLVADADLILTATREHRSVVARLLPRASRVTFTVPQFARLVAETHVVSDPWTLVEEVAAQRGSVPPPEDAEDDDIEDPYRRSASTYARVGDQIHDHVSVIADRLAQAGDRA; encoded by the coding sequence GTGACCGGTTCCTCTGGGACCCCTTCTCGCCCGTTCTCGGTCCTCTTCGTCTGCACCGGCAACATCTGCCGCTCCGCACTGGGCGCGCAGATCCTCACCGCGCGGCTCGCGGCCGCCGGCGTCACCGCGGGTGGCCGGCCGATCGCCGTGTCGAGCGCGGGGACGGGCGTCGGCCAGGGCCTCGAGATGCCCCACGAGGTGGTCGAGCAGTCGCGTCGGTTCGGCGGATCACCGGAAGGCCACGTCCCCACACCGCTCGACCGCGACCTCGTGGCCGATGCCGACTTGATCCTGACGGCGACCCGCGAACACCGCAGCGTCGTGGCACGGCTCCTCCCCCGAGCCTCCCGCGTCACGTTCACCGTGCCCCAGTTCGCGAGGCTCGTCGCAGAGACCCACGTCGTCTCCGACCCCTGGACGCTCGTCGAGGAGGTCGCCGCGCAGCGTGGCTCCGTCCCGCCGCCCGAGGACGCGGAGGACGACGACATCGAAGACCCCTACCGCCGGAGCGCGTCCACCTACGCGCGGGTCGGCGACCAGATCCACGACCACGTCTCCGTCATCGCGGATCGACTCGCTCAGGCGGGCGACCGAGCGTGA
- a CDS encoding sugar transferase: MTDALVLIWVVFGTQLVWFDFDQETTSVGFDAARVAVNYTVISLVLIGAWMIVLRVFGTREARIVGSGNTEYKLIADASIRLFGLVAIVAFLFKLDLARGYFLLAFPLGILVLLLSRWMWRQWLSVQRARGNYSSRVLLVGSADSAEHIAGELGRSTDSGYRVVGACIPTGKVGGTLGSTTIPVSGTVDTVLQALEATGADTVIITSSDELTPVRVRQLSWSLEPGRQHLIVAPSLTDIGGPRIHTRPVAGLPLIHVETPRYEGRKRFSKRFFDILGSGAILLVASPILLVVALLVKFTSPGPVLYRQERVGLNGEPFNMLKFRSMRVNADAELAALLAQQGTSDRPLFKVQNDPRLTRVGATLRKFSLDEFPQLINVFRGDMSLVGPRPQREGEVALYDSAAKRRLIVQPGMTGLWQVSGRSALSWEDAIRLDLYYVENWSLMGDVVILWRTIRAVVAPGKEAH; encoded by the coding sequence TTGACCGATGCGCTGGTGCTCATCTGGGTGGTCTTCGGGACGCAGCTCGTGTGGTTCGACTTCGACCAGGAGACGACCTCGGTGGGGTTCGACGCCGCGCGGGTGGCAGTGAACTACACGGTCATCTCATTGGTCCTGATCGGTGCATGGATGATCGTCCTCAGGGTGTTCGGCACCCGCGAGGCCCGCATCGTCGGGAGCGGCAACACCGAGTACAAGCTCATCGCCGATGCCAGTATCCGACTCTTCGGACTCGTCGCGATCGTCGCGTTCCTCTTCAAGCTCGACCTCGCCCGTGGGTACTTCCTCCTCGCGTTCCCCCTCGGCATCCTCGTCCTCCTGCTGTCGCGCTGGATGTGGCGGCAGTGGCTGTCAGTGCAGCGCGCGCGGGGTAACTACTCCTCGCGCGTCCTCCTCGTCGGGTCAGCCGACTCCGCGGAGCACATCGCCGGGGAGTTGGGCCGTTCGACGGACTCGGGCTACCGCGTCGTCGGTGCCTGCATTCCGACGGGCAAGGTCGGCGGCACGCTCGGGTCCACGACGATCCCGGTCTCCGGCACCGTCGACACCGTGCTGCAGGCACTCGAAGCGACAGGTGCAGACACGGTCATCATCACGAGTTCCGATGAACTCACGCCAGTGCGGGTCCGACAGCTCAGCTGGAGTCTCGAGCCGGGCCGCCAGCACCTCATCGTCGCGCCGAGCCTCACCGACATCGGTGGCCCTCGCATCCACACGCGCCCCGTCGCCGGCCTGCCGCTCATCCACGTGGAGACACCGCGTTATGAGGGACGGAAGCGGTTCTCGAAGCGGTTCTTCGACATCCTCGGTTCCGGCGCGATCCTGCTCGTCGCGTCGCCGATCCTCCTTGTCGTCGCTCTCCTCGTGAAGTTCACCAGCCCCGGACCGGTGCTGTACCGCCAGGAGCGGGTCGGGCTCAACGGTGAGCCGTTCAACATGCTCAAGTTCCGCTCCATGCGCGTCAACGCCGACGCCGAGCTGGCCGCGTTGCTCGCCCAGCAGGGCACGAGCGATCGCCCGCTGTTCAAGGTGCAAAACGACCCACGCTTGACCCGCGTCGGCGCCACCCTCCGGAAGTTCTCGCTCGACGAGTTCCCCCAGCTCATCAACGTGTTCCGCGGCGACATGAGCCTGGTCGGCCCGCGCCCGCAGCGCGAGGGCGAGGTCGCGCTCTATGACTCCGCGGCGAAGCGCCGCCTCATCGTGCAGCCCGGCATGACGGGCCTCTGGCAGGTCAGCGGCCGCTCGGCCCTCAGCTGGGAGGACGCGATCCGACTGGACTTGTACTACGTCGAGAACTGGTCACTCATGGGCGACGTCGTCATCCTCTGGCGCACCATCCGGGCCGTCGTGGCTCCGGGCAAGGAAGCCCACTGA